The Daucus carota subsp. sativus chromosome 2, DH1 v3.0, whole genome shotgun sequence genome includes a window with the following:
- the LOC108203956 gene encoding uncharacterized protein LOC108203956: MAPFEALYGRKCRTPTCWNEVGEKLLEGPDLVQVTTKKVTVARERLRQARSRQKSYADKGRRDYEFKVGDKVFLKVSPSKGIQRFGQKGKLSPRYIGPFEILERVRTVAYRVALPPQLSRIHNVFHASVLRKYVYHPHHIVQYPLDAFREDLSCEEDAEAILAREERVLRKNTIPFVKVLWKNHEVREATWETEEPVRAKYPYLFESGSCL; this comes from the coding sequence ATGGCTCCTTTTGAGGCACTTTATGGGCGCAAGTGTAGGACACCAACTTGTTGGAATGAAGTGGGTGAGAAACTTTTGGAGGGTCCTGATCTGGTTCAAGTTACTACTAAAAAGGTGACGGTTGCTCGAGAAAGGCTCCGACAGGCTCGGTCAAGACAAAAGAGTTATGCAGATAAAGGTCGACGTGATTATGAGTTTAAAGTTGGTGACAAGGTTTTTCTAAAAGTATCTCCTTCGAAGGGCATTCAGCGGTTCGGTCAAAAGGGTAAATTGAGTCCGAGGTATATTGGACCTTTCGAGATTCTTGAGAGAGTCAGAACAGTGGCATATAGAGTTGCATTGCCACCACAGTTATCAAGGATTCATAATGTATTTCACGCATCAGTTTTGAGGAAGTATGTTTATCATCCACATCATATTGTTCAATATCCTTTGGACGCATTTCGAGAGGACTTGTCTTGTGAAGAAGACGCCGAGGCTATATTGGCGAGAGAGGAGAGAGTCTTGCGTAAAAACACGATTCCTTTTGTTAAGGTTCTTTGGAAGAACCATGAGGTTCGAGAAGCTACGTGGGAGACAGAGGAACCTGTTCGCGCAAAGTATCCATATCTTTTTGAATCAGGTTCGTGCCTTTAA
- the LOC135150174 gene encoding uncharacterized protein LOC135150174, translating into MNDLQERAGKYIKAEESLRKSQNNQGPSTNFKKRGNDAEYNAENKYAKKDDDEKSPTKRKVGPRFTEYARLNAPRSQILLEIEKDESVGWPKPIRTDPEKRNKDLFCRFHKDTGHKTDDCRQLKDEIEFLIRRGKLSKFTKDGDKNYRDNDNRGRDNDDKRTQPRGPVINIISGGPTAAGASSNSRKAYAREVMSIVGEPPKRAKIDYAIAFDNVDLEKVKFPHDDPLVITPVIGNSSVKRVLVDNGASVDILFYDAYEKMGYSDTQLTPSDMPIYGFNNVETKIEGMIQLPMTMGTEPRQATCMINFLVVKASSTYNAILGRTGIHAFKAIPSTYHMKIKFPTRNGIGEELGDQKMARSCYIGALRSGGAGGQVLPIEDLDVREEEERRGKPAEDLIPISLYTEEPEKVTYVGALLQEDLKQELVKFLRNNRDVFAWTAADMPGIDPLFMTHKLNVNPERKPIKQKKRNFAPERQEAIKQEVDKLLEAGFIEEIQFPEWLANPVMVKKANGKWRMCVDFTDLNDACPKDCFPLPRIDTLIDATAGHEMLSFMDGFSGYNQIRMDKDDVPKWAIELGEFDIRYKPRTAIKAQALADFLVECTISNQEVGGQGDKVEEPTNEEKPKEYWLLFFDGASKTKGSGAGLVLLSPDGFTVEYAIKLDFSTTNNEAEYEALIAGLGLARTLRVKNLKVCGDSKLVVFQVNGEFEAREEAMMKYLRIVKTQMALFEECSVEYVPREENTKADALSQFASSDDELYLQSGHLPLNVDEARKLQVRALKYVLIEGVLYRKSFVIPYLRCLRPDEAREALREVHEGVCGQHLGGRALAHKVTRLGFYWPDMLKHAQDYVKRCDRCQRFAPVVRQPPEMLTSINTPIPFAMWGMDILGPFPLASAQRKFLLVAIDYFTKWIEAKPLAKITTKQVAQFVWENIICRYGIPRVMVTDNGTQFNNTEFRGYCEDYSIELRFTSVAHPQANGQAEK; encoded by the exons atgaacgacttacaagagagagccgggaagtatattaAGGCAGAAGAAAGCCTAAGGAAATCCCAGAATAACCAAGGGCCGAGCACTAATTTTAAAAAGCGTGGGAACGACGCCGAGTATAACGCTGAGAACAAATATGccaaaaaggatgatgatgagaagtctCCTACTAAAAGGAAGGTAGGACCAAGGTTCACCGAATATGCTAGGCTCAacgccccgaggagtcaaatcctACTGGAGATCGAAAAAGATGAGAGTGTTGGATGGCCGAAGCCCATAAGGACCGACCCAGAGAAGCGAAATAAAGATTTATTTTGTCGATTTCACAAAGACACGGGGCATAAGACCGACGATTGTCGACAGCTGAAGGACGAAATCGaattcttgatccgaagaggcaagttGTCCAAATTTACCAAGGATGGAGACAAAAATTATCGGGACAATGACAATCGTGGAAGAGACAATGATGATAAGAGAactcagcctcgagggcctgtgaTTAACATAATCTCCGGAGGGCCTACGGCTGCAGGCGCTTCAAGTAACTCAAGAAAAGCTTATGCAAGGGAAGTGATGagtatagttggagaacccccgaagcgggcaaaaattgacTATGCAATAGCATTCGATAACGTTGACCTCGAGAAGGTAAAGTTTCCCCATGATGACCCATTGGTAATTACACCggtgattggaaactcgtccgtaaagagagtgcttgttgataatggagcgtcggtggatatcttgttctatgatgcctatgaaaagatgggataTTCTGATACTCAACTAACACcctcggatatgcctatatatggcttcaacaatgtggaaactaagattgaaggcatgatccaactccCTATGactatgggtaccgaacctAGGCAAGCCACATGTATGATAAACTTCTTGGTTGTTAAAGCCTCGTCTACttataatgccatccttggaaggactgggatacacgcttttaaggcaatcccgtccacttaccacatgaagattaAATTCCCAACCAGGAACGGAATTGGAGAAGAATTAGGAGATCAAaaaatggcccgaagctgttatattGGGGCATTAAGATCTGGAGGTGCCGGGGGGCAAGTACTACCCATAGAGGACCTCGATGTCCGAGAAGAGGAAGAAAGGAGGGGCAAGCCCGCCGAAGACTTGATTCCGATCTCATTGTATACTGAGGAACCCGAAAAGGTTACTTATGTTGGAGCCCTACTTCAGGAAGATTTAAAGCAGGAACTAGTAaaattcttgaggaacaaccgtgatgttttTGCTTGGACAGCGGCTGACATGCCAGGTATTGATCCCTTATTTATGACTcataagttgaatgtaaacCCCGAGAGGAAACCTATtaagcagaagaaaaggaacttcgcccctgaaaggcaagaagccattaagcaggaggtcgataagttgttggaagcaggttttatcgaagagatacaatttccagaatggctGGCCAACCCTGTTATGGTCAAGAAAGCTAACgggaagtggaggatgtgtgtagacttcactgacCTAAACGACGCTTGCCCAAAGGATTGTTTTCCTCTTCCGAGAATTGATACACTGATAGATGCCACTGCTGGCCATGAGATGCTAAGTttcatggatggcttcagcggatataatcagatccggatggacaaggatgatgtacccaag tgggcaattgagcttggagaattcGATATCCGATACAAGcctcgaacggcgattaaagctcaggccttagctgacttcctagttgaatgcaccattagcaaccaggaagtcggggggcaaggagacaaggtGGAAGAACCTACTAAtgaagaaaaacctaaagaatattggctactattttttgatggggcttcaaaaacaaaaggtagtggtgcaggacttgtgctcctaagccctgatggctttacagtggaatatgctattaagctagaTTTTTCGACCACCAACAAcgaagcagagtatgaagcattaatagctggacttggtctagctagaaccttgagggtaaagaatttgaaagtctgtggtgactcaaagcttgtagtcttccaagtgaatggtgagtttgaagcccgtGAAGAGGCTATGATGAAATAcctaaggattgtaaagacccagatggcactattcgaagaatgctCGGTAGAATATGTGCCCCGGGAGGAGAAcaccaaggctgatgccttatcacaatttgcatcctccgatgatgag ttGTACTTGCAAAGCGGCCATCTACCGCTTAATGTTGATGAAGCGCGGAAGTTACAGGTGAGGGCCCTTAAgtatgtactcattgagggggtcttatatagaaaatcgtttGTGATCCCTTATTTGAGATGCTtgaggccggatgaggctcgagaagcccttagagaagttcatgaaggggtatgtggccaacacctcGGTGGAAGAGCATTAGCTCATAAAGTAACTCGCCTTGGATTCTATTGGCCAGATATGCTAAAGCACgctcaagactatgtgaaaaggtgtgatcgttgtcaaaggtttgCACCCGTTGTACGACAGCCACCTGAGATGCTGACGTCTATTAATACTCCTATCCCTTTTGCAATGTGGGGAATGGATATTCTTGGACCGTTTCCACTTGCTAGTGCGCAGAGAAAGTTTCTATTAGTCGCGATTGATTATTTCACTAAGTGGATTGAAGCCAAGCcgttggccaagataaccactaAGCAAGTAGCTCAATTTGTGTGGGAGAACATTATCTGCAGGTACggaatacctcgagtcatggttacagacaatgggactcagttcaaTAATACTGAGTTTAGAGGATATTGTgaggattactcgattgagttacgcttcacttcagttgcccatcctcaagctaatggacaagctgag aaatag